GCGAGAAGGTGGCAACTTATCTTGGTCAACGCCTCGATCAGCCGTTTGATTCAGGACAGATGGAGCGTGATCTGCTTTATCATTTTGATTACCTGGCCCGCTGCCTGAAGCAGTGTACGGGGATGAGCCCGCTCCAATACAGGCATCACCTGCAAATGGAGAAGGCCAAGCGGTTATTGGCACATTCGGAGCTTCCGCTGAAGCGTATCGGCGAGTTGTGTGGACTGCAGGACCATAACTATTTTACTCGGTTGTTCAAACGTCAAACCTCCCTTACGCCTGGAGAGTACCGCAAGAAGCATCAGTTGTATTTTATGGAATAGACATGATCAAACGAAAAACCGCCCGAAAGGGCGGTGGATGATGACGTATTCAATGTCCTGGAATTTCAAATGATCAAGCTTTAAAGTCCTCGCTTCGTACAGGACTAGCATTCGATAAGGCCTGCCGAAGACTATCCGCTCCATGCTCCTGGTAACTAGGAGTCCCCGGTTGTTGGCGCCACGATTCGTCCAAACCGCCGGCGTCTATGGCGTCAAATCCCAACTCTTCGACAAGTTGAAGTACAATTTTCTTTGTATCCGGATCATCACCAGCTACCGGGAGAGCAAGTCGATCCGGTGAGCCGGCAGGCAGTCCACGTTCAAGCAGATTAACAGCGGAAATCCCATTAAAGGCTTTGTTGACAGGATGTTTCAAGAATTGCTCGACCCAGCGGCTTTCAGGTAAGCCACCCTCGATCTCGGCAATAAAGCCGTCACGCTGACGGGGGTAATAGTTCCCGGTGTCAATAATGGCAGCACCAGGTGCAGTTTGGTCTAAGATACCATCAGGGAGATCCGGAATATTCTTTTGTGGAATCGTTACAATGACCAGCTCGGCTCCATGGGCGACGTCCGTTACTTCAAGCGGTTTTGCGCCTGTCTCTTCAGCTAGATCCGTCAAGGTATGAGGACCGCGCGAGTTAGCAATCGAGACATCATGACCAAGTTTGGTGAGACGACGGGTGAGATTACCACCGATATTTCCCGTTCCAATAATTGCGATTTTCATTTATTCCGACTTCCTTTCCCGATTTAATATGGTATGACCTCTTCACTGTAACAGAGAACAATAGAGCTGTAAACAACTTCTTGACTGAACGTTACAAATTACCTATACTAAGATTTATTATTTCGTTGAGAAGGGAGGAAATGAAGTGACCAGAGGTGGAAGACCACGAGAATTTAAGGATACGGCTGTGATTGACGCAGCCATGGATGCCTTTTGGTTGAACGGATACGAAGGGTGCTCTACTGAGGATCTATGTAAACAGACCGGTCTCGGGAAGGGCAGTTTATATAATGCGTTTGGTAGCAAACATGATTTATATGAAAAGGTACTCCAGCGTTACCATGAGGAAGGAATACGGGAGCAAAGCGAGATTTTACAGAGCCCCTTACCGTTGAAAGAAAGATTACGCGGCCTGCTGGAGTGGGGTGTACAGGAAGATTTCTCGGAATCAGGGCGAAGAGGCTGTCTCCTAATTAATGCAGCAATGGAACGGGCACGGGTTGATCCTATGGTTGAAGAAGTGGTGACACGGCATATCGGATTGTTGGAGGATGCACTTTATAATCTGATGGAGCAGGGTGTCCAGACAGGAGAGATTACTTCAGGGAGACCAGCCAAAGAACTGGCAAGCCTGTTCCTAAGCAGCTATTACGGACTTCGCGTGCTTAACAGTTCTTCACAGAACCGTGATCTGGCAAAAAGTATTGTAGAAGGTACATTGGCAGCTATTTACTAGCCGGGTAATCCGGCACTTTTTTTTGCATTAGTTTTGTACCGATCATTACAATAGTGTGGTTTTATAACTCATATGAAAAGGGGAATTGAAGATGCCATTGGCAATCTATGTGCTTAGCTTGGCTATTTTTTGCATGACTACCTCAGAATTTATGGTAGCTGGAATGATGAATACACTTGCGGGGGAATTTGGAGTATCTGTCTCGCAAGTAGGATATTTGATTACAGCCTTTTCAGCGGGGATGGTCGTAGGAGGTCCCTTACTAACCGCTGCTCTGCTGAATATGCCTAGGAAAAAAGCATTTATTATGCTAACCGGTGTGTTTCTCGCTGGACAGTTGCTTGGCGCGATCGCAGGTAGCTATGAGGTTATGATGGCCTCACGCATCATAGCAGGTGTTGCTTCCTCGGCTGCTTTTGGCGTATCAATCTCGATCTCTGCTTCGCTGGTGGAAGAAAACCAGCGGGGACGGGCGGTGTCGATAATCTTCGGTGGTCTTATGATCGCCACGGTTCTGGGTACACCTGCTGCAACGTGGGTGGCCGATGCTTATGGCTGGCGTTTCAGTTTTTGGGCGGTCGCCATTCTTGTTCTACTGTCAGGAGTAACTGCATTGAGGTTGATCCCTGTATTATCTAGACCGGAGCCCACAAGTTTGCGTCATGAAATGAAATCTTTTCGCAATCGCAAGCTATGGGCGGCTTACCTGACAAGTTTTCTTATTATAGGAGCTACCTTTGCAGCATTCAGCTACTTTGCTCCAATTTTTACAGAGCTGACGGGCTTTTCAACGTCCGCGGTGCCACTATTGTTTGTTGTGTATGGAGCTGCTACGGTTGTTGGTAATCTGATTACTGGTCGACTGGCGGACCGATACACCATGCTGATTCTAACGATAGGGCTTGTTCTCTTGACGTTTGGTCTTCTGACATTCGCCATTGGCGTACATACAGCTGCCGTGGTTATTCCTGCTGTAGTCATCATCGGGTTGGTCGGGGTTCCAATGAATCCGCCTATGGTCGCGCGAGTGATACGCGCGGGAGGAAGTGGTCTGATGGTGAACACCGTTCATACCGCGATCGTCACCTTTGGTGTAGTGGTAGGGTCTTCTGTTGGTGGCTTGGCCATTAGTGCCGGTTACGGCCTGGTTGCGCCGATCTGGGTCGGGGTTGTGTTGGCTTTGGTAGGTGTAATTTCGCTGCTTCCGTATATGCGTGGAATCTTCAAAGTTAAGGTTGCAGATATGGATATAAAACATTAAAAAGCGTTTGATAAGCCGATTTGGCTTTCAGAATATGGTGTGGTGTTCAACAATATGAATAAGAGCAGCCCAGATACGATAAAAGTACTGGACTGCTTCTATTTTTTTGAAATGTGCCCCGGGACATTTCTTCGTATTATTTATAATACAAATGAATTACCCTAATAAATTATTCTTCTGAGATAAATCTTTTGCCAAGCCACAACATTCCGACGCTAATGATTAGAAAATATAAGGGCATTATCAGCAATGAACCGTTATGCAGAGCACCCATTCCCCATGTCGTAAGGCTTACCAGCAAATAGTAGCCCAAGCTGAATATGGCACCTGCTGTGCCAATTACATCTTGAAAATGAACAAGCGCAAGACTTAGACAATTGGGCAAAGCAATACCTGCGCCAATCAACAGAACAAACATGGCAGTTAACATGCAGATGATTTGCAAAAGATTGGGCAGCATAGACAATCTGCTTCCAAGGGTTAGGAGCAGAGCCCCGCTGGTCATGACCAGACAACCCAAACGAATAATCTTTTCCGGTGCGTAAACGGTCAATAATCTTTTGGAGATCATTGCACCGAACACCGATGCCAAGGCCACAATAATGCCCAGAAAACCATAAACGCCAGGCGACAGATCAAAGTGTTCAATGAAGATGAAGGGAGCTTCGGCATAATAACTGAATAAAACTCCGTTAATACCACCGATCAATACGCCAAACACCATTACGCGCGGCATGGCGAGCATCTTTTTAACAACCGGAAGTATAGCCACCTTGGATCGTAAAGAAACGTTCGTTGTCTCCGGCAGTTTAATAAAAGCATATATGAACAACAAAACGCTCATCAGTACTAACGCAAAGAATACCCATCTGAAGCCAAGGGCCTGATCAATCCAACCACCAATCAGTGGTCCAACTGCCGGTGTAAATGCAATGACAGCAGAGATTTGGGCAAACATCGCATGTCTTCGATCTCCCGATACACTTTCGCGAAGCATGGTTTGGGTGATAATCGAGCCAGTTGCGGCACCGAAAGCCTGTACGAAACGGCTGACGAGAAGCAACTGAATTGATTCCGAATAAAAGCACATCAAGCTTCCGATCCCATATACGATGAGACCGCCCAGCATTGCAGGTCTGCGACCAATCAAGTCGGACAGCCAGCCCCAGCAGAAAACGCCTAATGCAAATCCTATAAAATAGATGCTTAACGTGAATTGTACGGAACTATTAGATACACCAAGTGCTGCTGCGATATCTGGCAGAGATGGAGTGTAGATGGTTTCGCTGATTTGTGGAAAAGCGATAAGAACAATCATTAAAAGCAAAGATGGTACAGCATATTTCTTCATTATATATTAGCCCTCCTACAAGCTTATACTCTGTTATGACAACAAGAATATGAGCCTAGCTAGGGAAAGGGGGGCATCATGATGGCGAGACGACTATAAATCATCATTTGTTGAATTACCTTTCATCATTATAAGAGTAGGAGGGTTTGACAATCATTGTTAATACTCGGCCTAGGTTAACATGCTTGATATGCCAAGTCAACCAGCTCTAGCTAATCGTACGATTAAGCAGTTTTGTCCCAAGCTCTGAACGTACTAGACTTGGAATTATGAAATTTAATGAAGCTAGCTATTCGCCAAATGGCAATATAGGACAGGGCAACTACATTATTCAGGAATCCAAGAGTCTTGGGATCAATGCCTGAGATGAACAAGAAGTCAAAGAATCGGATCGAGAAGATAACAATAATTAAAACATAAAGAGATACGTTTCTTTTATAATACATCTTGCCATCCGATTTCCGCTCGAATTGCGTCACCAGAATTAATGGGATCGACAGAATTGCACCTATAGCGATCGAACTGATCATTCTGCCTGATGTAAGCACCAATGTAGGGTCGAACAATTCAAACAAAGATGAAGAGATATAAAGGATCGGAATTAATAATTTCCGGCCTGATTCGTGCAATGGCTTCTTGCTGCCCTGGATAACGCCCCTTAAGATAAGCACGACAATTAATAATGAGATTGTTAAAGATATTGGATTCATGGTAAGCACCTCGTCTGTTTTTTGTGTAACCTAAGTATCGAGGATATTTAAAATTTATATCAGTGTACAAAGTAATTCGTTTAAGGTGACTTTTGTCATCTTCCCAAAACAAATAGGGCGACCTCTTCCCAATTGAATCCGGGAAAAAGTCGCCGCTTCAAAAATCTTTTTTTATTGTCTATGTGACAGGGCTATGACCTCGGAAGGCACCTGTCGCTCAATTTGACGAAGTAGAACAACTTGACCGCAGCAATTTTTTACAGTTAGATCGTAACGGCCCTGATGGTGGCAACGGACAACTACTTGTTCGTTATAAGTTCCGTTAGCTGGTACATATCTCTTTTTTAGTGATTTTTTTGGATATGTCCACTCATTCATTGCAGTGCTGGAGTGAGCTAAAAAATATCAAACGGTCGCATCATTTCGTAGTCTTCATGCTCAAGCATGTGACAATGCCATACATAACGCCCGGTAAAAGGTCCGAAACGAGCAATAATCGTTGTAACGTAACCGAAGGGGGTTGCTACAGTATCTTTTAATCCCATTTCATACTGATTAGGAGGAGTGGGGGGGCCTGTGAAAATAAGTTTTCCGGTTTTCTGAAAATGAGAAACATCAAAAGGTTGACGATCAAGAATTTGAAAATCAACCAAATGAATATGAATGGGGTGAGGGTCATCATCAATGATATTAATGATACGCCAGATTTCAATCGTATTTACTTCAATTCTTTCGGAAATTCGATCCATCCACATTTTTCCATCTAATAGATTTAAAGAGCGACCATATTGATCCTTCACTCTGACAAGTGTTAAATATCTTGTTCTCTTTGCCATACTTTTTGGGAGTCGATCGAATGCTTCTAAATAAAATGGAAGTGAGCTGGTATCTATACTTTTTAATGGGACACTTATTCTGAATTGCATGATATCTATTGTTTCAGGGGACGCACTCTTGGTGACATTTTTGAGAATAATAGTTTGACCATAATATTGAGAAAAATCAATGATCACATCTATACGCTCGGCACTTAAAAGTACAAATTCGTTTATTCTTATTGTTGTCTCAAGAAAGCCGCTATCGGTTCCAAGTTGATAAAATGGTTGATTGGATTCCATTTTTAATGTAAGGATTCGACTATTGGATGCGTTTAAAATTCGAAAACGGTATTTTCTTGGTTCTACCTCCAAAAATGGATAAACCTTGCCGTTTATCAGAATGGTATCCGCATCAAAAGGAGGAACAAGGGAAGGATGAGGCAAGTTTGCATCGTTTTGATCCGGTTTGCTGGGGTAGTTTAGAGATCCGTCCGGATTGAAAGATCGGTCCACAATGAGTAGAGGGATTTCATATTTTCCTTTCGGAAGATTAAGGGATTGTTCATTTTGGTCTCGAATGAAATAAAATCCCGCGAGTCCTGCGTAGACGTTCAATCTTGTAATGCCTACTGTATGATCGTGGTACCATAACATTGTAGCTCGTTCAATATTTGGATACGTATAAACCTCTCGTTCAAACAAAGGTCCCGTTTGCTCAAAATTTCTCGTAAACCAAGCTTCGGGGTAGCCATCACTATGAGCTGGCGTTCTTCCTCCATGTAAATGCACAACGCTCCTACCCTCTGGAACAGTAATTTCCGAACCATGAATCGTAGTATCAACGGGAAGAAAGTGCTTATTGGGCAGGTCGTTCATCCATTTAACAAACACGGTTTCATTCTTCATCACTTCAAACGTAGGACCTGGAAATGTTCCGTCATAACCCCATAAACGGGTAGGCCCGAGGTCTCTATGCAGCTTCTGAGAAAACTCCTTCATAGTCACTTCGTAATAAGAACTATTACTGCTTCGCTTCCTAGGAGATAATGTGTTTGGAATAGGCAGTTCATCCACGAATTTTTGTAGTTTTATCTTGTCAGGCATAAGAATTGGGAGCCTCCCTACGGTTAGAATTACTATGTAATTTTATGATCTTGAACTTGTTCATTATGTTAGTTGTATATAACTATTGGGTATGCATTCTATTTGTATGTCATTTATACAAACGAGTAAAACGATAGTGATTTCCGCAATCTTTCACTATATGATAAAAGAAATGGATGATTTCAATGAAAGGGAGCGTCGCTTTGGATCGGAAAAGTGGAACAAACACTCTTGGAAGGGCTTTGGATATTTTATTTGCGTTATCTGAGGCGAATGGAACATTATCAGTTAGTGAGATCGCAGAAAAGGTCAGCATTCCAGAAAGCTCAACCTATCGTTTTTTGCAAACGCTTGAAAAGAACGGGATTGTGGAGCGTAGGGGCAAAAATCAGATCGGACTTGGTTTGCGTATTCTGGATTTAGCTCGTAGCTTGAATCAACAAATTCATCGTGAGTTGTTGTCACTTGCATTGCCTATTATGATCAATCTGATGGAGTCTACACAGGAAACTTCGTTATTGTTCGTTAGAACTGGAAATGATGCTGTTTGCATTCAACATGTGAAAGGTCGAGGTCTTATTCAATTTGTAATCGAAAACGGTAGACGTTTGCCTTTACATCAAGGAGCTTCTGGAAAAAGTATCCTGGCTTTTGAAAATGAGAAGACGATTGAGCAGGTTGTAGCGAATATTACAAACGATCGGAACCGATCGGAATTGATTGATAGTTTGAAAGCTGTCAAGGAACAGGGCTTCGCTTGTACTGAAGGAGAATATGATCCCGATGTATTTGCGATTGGAGCACCGGTATTGGATAGTCATGGTCTTGTCGTGGCAAGTCTATCTATTGCGGGTCCTTTATTTCGCGGGACGAAAGAGAGGATACCCGAAATGATTAATAGCGTTATGGAATCGTCCAAGCATCTCTCCAATCTACTTGGAGGGGAATAGAAGAAAATCACTGATCACAATTAATCCCGATAGAAATAGTGGAATTAATGATTGACAAAAGAATGTTCTTGGTAATATTATTGAAATAAGAAATTTAATTATCGCATGTTAATAATAAATGGCTGACCATAACAGTGGAGGTCTTGTTTTTCGCCTATTGGCGTGAAATAAGGCCTTCTTCTTTTTTAGCAAGAATTCGCAATAATAGTTAAATGAAGACTGAAGGATGTAAAAAATTTATTTGTTTATCCGAGTTAACAAATTTGTTTACTGTATTTTGGAGGGAGAGGAAGAACGATGACTGAAGCAGTGGCAGTTGAATTCCAGCATGTAAATAAAAATTATGGCTCTGGCAGTGTGCTGCATGATTTTAATCTTACGGTACCGAAAGGTCAGATTGTAACAATTATTGGGCCCTCGGGTTGCGGCAAAACTACACTGCTCAAAATGATCAATCGTCTTGAGGAGCCGAGTCAGGGAAGAGTTCTTGTCGAAGGGCGAGATGTAGGAGCTGCAGATGCAGTCCAACTCCGGCGCGATATCGGATATGTAATTCAGCAAATTGGCTTGTTTCCACATATGACCATAGAAGAGAATATTGGCATTGTTCCGAGGCTTAAGGGAGCGAGAAAGGAAGAACGAAAAGAGAGGGTTGATCTATTACTGAACCTGATCGGTCTCCCAGCTGAACAATATAGCAAACGTTATCCCCATGAGCTTAGTGGCGGGCAGCAGCAACGGATCGGTGTAGCCCGTGCATTGGCGTCAGACCCTTCCATTATTTTAATGGACGAACCCTTTAGCGCACTTGATCCCATCAGCCGAGTCCAGCTTCAAAAAGAACTGATCCAGCTGAATCAGCGGCTGCATAAAACGATAATTTTTGTCACCCACGACATTGAAGAAGCGTTGAAGATCGCTGATCGGATTATTCTACTGAAGGAGGGTGAGGTAATTCAGAACAGTACACCTGCGGAGCTGCTGGCCCATCCGGCAAACGACTTTGTGATCGAATTTATCGGCCAGGAGAGGTTTCGTCCTTCTTTTCCAAGTGGGATGGCACAGCATATTATGATTGACGGTATCTCGATAAGTAATATTTCAACAATCTCAGAGGCACTTGAACTCCTGCGCTTGAATCAGGCTGATGCTCTTGCTGTGACCGGGAATTGGGGAGAACTGCTGGGTATTGTAGGAATCGAAGAAATCAGCGAACATCTGCAGCATGACAGCAAAATGAAGGTCGGTGATATTGTGAAAAATGGGACCCGCGCCCTCTTTGAGAACACACCGATCTCTGATGTATTCGAACTGATGCAAAGTCAACGAATATTGCCTGTCGTGGATGATCAGAACCGTTTAATCGGTACGGTAACCCGTTCAGGTGTTATTGAAGCCATTGGTCGACACTTTCACCGAGAGGAGACCAGTGCATGAACCATATATGGGATACGTTAGCTGCTGACTGGCCGATGATCGTTGAGAAAATGGGAGAGCACATGTATCTGTCCCTCATTTCCGTCCTCATGGGGGGAATCATTGCAATACCCCTTGGTATTTATCTGACCAGCCGCAAGCGGATGGCGGATACAATCATTACTGTAGTCTCTGCCATCCAGACCATTCCAAGTCTGGCGTTGTTCGGATTCATGATTCCGCTGGTAGGCATCGGCACAACACCTGCCATTATTGCATTGACCTTATATGCCGTGCTTCCGATGCTCCAGAACACCTATGTCGGTATTAATGGAGTTCATCCTTCTCTGATTGAGGCAGGAACCGGGATGGGCATGACCAAATGGCAGATGATGAAGATGATTCAGCTTCCGATTGCGCGTAGTGTCATCATGGCCGGCGTAAGACTCGTCGCGGTGCAAACGATAAGTCTTACGACAATTGCGACCTATATTGCCGCAGGAGGACTGGGAGATATCATCACAAGAGGCATTGCCATGATCAATACGGTTACCATTATGGAAGGGGCCATCCCCGTCTCGCTGCTGGTAATCTCCGTTAACTTCATTTTGCTGCTTCTTAACAGGGCACTTACCCCAAAGGGGTTGCGGCATTTGAATAAATTTTAAGCTTTTACCTAGGGAGAGGGGCACCAATCATGACAACCACCAACAAAAAAAGATGGAATGTAACCAAAGGAGGCAGGCTACTTATCACCCTTGGGCTGGTGTTGACAACCGTGCTGACAGCAGTGGGGTGCTCGAATTCCAATGCGTCCGGGCGTAACGATACCATCGTACTGGCCACGAAAGGATTCGCAGAGTCTGATATTTTGGCCAACGCCTTCAAACTCTTGGTTGAGAATGACACGAAGCTGAAGACAGAGATTAAGAAGCTGGACAACACACTGCTCTGGAATGCCATTGACTCAGGGGATGTGGATGCCTATGTAGAGTACAGCGGGACGGCCTTGATCAATATTTTGAAGCAGGAACCAGAATTTGATGCAGATAAAGCATTTAAAACAGTCGTAACCCAACTCAAGGAAAAGAACAAATTGATTGCGCTAGACCCCCTAGGGTTCAACAATACCTATGTCTTTACAGTACGTAGAGAAACCGCTGAGAAGTATGGGCTAAAGACAGCTTCTCAACTTGCTGAGAAATCAGGTGAACTGGTTTTTGGAGCCAGTGAGGAGTTTCTGAATCGCCCAGATGCCTGGCCTTATGTAGAGAGCATATACAAACCAAAGTTCAAGAAGACAAAGTCCATTCAGGACCCTTCCTTGCAGTATCAGGCGATAAAGCAAAAGCTGATTGATGTGAAGCTCTCGTATTCAACGGACAGCCAAATCCTGGCCAATGACCTCGTAGCGTTGGAGGATGACAAGCATGTGTTTATTCCGTATGATGCATTTCCACTGGTTCGTGAGCAGACGCTGGATGAACATCCGGAGTTGAAAGAAGTCCTCAACAAGTTGGCAGGAAAACTGGATGAGAAGGCAATGCAAAAGTTGAATGCAGAGGTGGAACAGGATCAGAAACCGGCACTTGATGTTGCGAGGGACTGGCTGAAAGCCCAAGGGCTAATCAAGTGAATTCCTACATGATAGATCAATAATTAATGGTAATTACGTTGTCTAACAACGAGTTAATAAGAGAGGGTGACGCATTGTGAGTAATGATAAACGGCAGCTTGCGCTGGGGGCAATGATGTTTTTTCCGGCGGGTGAGCATATTTCAAGTTGGAGACATCCCGGGTCTGAAGCAGAGGGACTCCTTGATTTCAATTATTACAAAAGAATTGCGCAGACGGCGGAGCGTGGAAGATTCGACATGTTCTTCTACGCCGATGAACTGTACGTCTGGGATCGATTCGAATCCGGTATTAGCCATGCCAATAGCATTCGGCCGGAGCCGTTCACACTACTGTCCGCACTGGCGGCGGTAACGTCTCATATTGGTTTGGCGGCGACCATCTCGACGACCTATAACGATCCGTATCATATTGCCCGGAAGCTGGCGACGCTGGATCATTTCAGTGGCGGGCGAGCCGCGTGGAATATTGTGACGTCTCAGACGGACGAAGAGGCCCGGAACTTCGGTAAGGAACGCCATCTGCAGCATGAGCTGCGATATGAACGTGCGAAAGAATTTGTAGAGGCAACGCAAGGACTTTGGGATAGTTGGGAAGAGGATGCACTGCTGTTCGACAAGGAAAATGGGTACTTTGCAGACAAGAACAAGCTGCACAATCTGGATTACGAAGGTACTCATTTTAAAGTAAAAGGACCCCTTAATATCTCCCGTCCACCACAAGGGTATCCTGTTTTGATCCAAGCCGGAGCTTCGGAAGCCGGTAAAGAGGTAGCCGCGGCAACGGCCGAAATTGTATTTGCCCCTGGTGGCACATTCGCAGAAGGGAAAGCGCTGTATGAAGACATCAAGGGAAGGCTTTCCAAATATGGACGTTCTCCCGATGA
This window of the Paenibacillus marchantiae genome carries:
- a CDS encoding TetR/AcrR family transcriptional regulator, with amino-acid sequence MTRGGRPREFKDTAVIDAAMDAFWLNGYEGCSTEDLCKQTGLGKGSLYNAFGSKHDLYEKVLQRYHEEGIREQSEILQSPLPLKERLRGLLEWGVQEDFSESGRRGCLLINAAMERARVDPMVEEVVTRHIGLLEDALYNLMEQGVQTGEITSGRPAKELASLFLSSYYGLRVLNSSSQNRDLAKSIVEGTLAAIY
- a CDS encoding multicopper oxidase family protein → MPDKIKLQKFVDELPIPNTLSPRKRSSNSSYYEVTMKEFSQKLHRDLGPTRLWGYDGTFPGPTFEVMKNETVFVKWMNDLPNKHFLPVDTTIHGSEITVPEGRSVVHLHGGRTPAHSDGYPEAWFTRNFEQTGPLFEREVYTYPNIERATMLWYHDHTVGITRLNVYAGLAGFYFIRDQNEQSLNLPKGKYEIPLLIVDRSFNPDGSLNYPSKPDQNDANLPHPSLVPPFDADTILINGKVYPFLEVEPRKYRFRILNASNSRILTLKMESNQPFYQLGTDSGFLETTIRINEFVLLSAERIDVIIDFSQYYGQTIILKNVTKSASPETIDIMQFRISVPLKSIDTSSLPFYLEAFDRLPKSMAKRTRYLTLVRVKDQYGRSLNLLDGKMWMDRISERIEVNTIEIWRIINIIDDDPHPIHIHLVDFQILDRQPFDVSHFQKTGKLIFTGPPTPPNQYEMGLKDTVATPFGYVTTIIARFGPFTGRYVWHCHMLEHEDYEMMRPFDIF
- a CDS encoding CcdC protein domain-containing protein, which codes for MNPISLTISLLIVVLILRGVIQGSKKPLHESGRKLLIPILYISSSLFELFDPTLVLTSGRMISSIAIGAILSIPLILVTQFERKSDGKMYYKRNVSLYVLIIVIFSIRFFDFLFISGIDPKTLGFLNNVVALSYIAIWRIASFIKFHNSKSSTFRAWDKTA
- a CDS encoding MFS transporter: MPLAIYVLSLAIFCMTTSEFMVAGMMNTLAGEFGVSVSQVGYLITAFSAGMVVGGPLLTAALLNMPRKKAFIMLTGVFLAGQLLGAIAGSYEVMMASRIIAGVASSAAFGVSISISASLVEENQRGRAVSIIFGGLMIATVLGTPAATWVADAYGWRFSFWAVAILVLLSGVTALRLIPVLSRPEPTSLRHEMKSFRNRKLWAAYLTSFLIIGATFAAFSYFAPIFTELTGFSTSAVPLLFVVYGAATVVGNLITGRLADRYTMLILTIGLVLLTFGLLTFAIGVHTAAVVIPAVVIIGLVGVPMNPPMVARVIRAGGSGLMVNTVHTAIVTFGVVVGSSVGGLAISAGYGLVAPIWVGVVLALVGVISLLPYMRGIFKVKVADMDIKH
- a CDS encoding NADPH-dependent F420 reductase, yielding MKIAIIGTGNIGGNLTRRLTKLGHDVSIANSRGPHTLTDLAEETGAKPLEVTDVAHGAELVIVTIPQKNIPDLPDGILDQTAPGAAIIDTGNYYPRQRDGFIAEIEGGLPESRWVEQFLKHPVNKAFNGISAVNLLERGLPAGSPDRLALPVAGDDPDTKKIVLQLVEELGFDAIDAGGLDESWRQQPGTPSYQEHGADSLRQALSNASPVRSEDFKA
- a CDS encoding ABC transporter ATP-binding protein; the protein is MTEAVAVEFQHVNKNYGSGSVLHDFNLTVPKGQIVTIIGPSGCGKTTLLKMINRLEEPSQGRVLVEGRDVGAADAVQLRRDIGYVIQQIGLFPHMTIEENIGIVPRLKGARKEERKERVDLLLNLIGLPAEQYSKRYPHELSGGQQQRIGVARALASDPSIILMDEPFSALDPISRVQLQKELIQLNQRLHKTIIFVTHDIEEALKIADRIILLKEGEVIQNSTPAELLAHPANDFVIEFIGQERFRPSFPSGMAQHIMIDGISISNISTISEALELLRLNQADALAVTGNWGELLGIVGIEEISEHLQHDSKMKVGDIVKNGTRALFENTPISDVFELMQSQRILPVVDDQNRLIGTVTRSGVIEAIGRHFHREETSA
- a CDS encoding LLM class flavin-dependent oxidoreductase — encoded protein: MSNDKRQLALGAMMFFPAGEHISSWRHPGSEAEGLLDFNYYKRIAQTAERGRFDMFFYADELYVWDRFESGISHANSIRPEPFTLLSALAAVTSHIGLAATISTTYNDPYHIARKLATLDHFSGGRAAWNIVTSQTDEEARNFGKERHLQHELRYERAKEFVEATQGLWDSWEEDALLFDKENGYFADKNKLHNLDYEGTHFKVKGPLNISRPPQGYPVLIQAGASEAGKEVAAATAEIVFAPGGTFAEGKALYEDIKGRLSKYGRSPDEIKILPALMPIIGATAEEAAEQLAIVENLTPDRLALDLLSHYIGVDVSGYPLHEPLPFLPEVEGFNQSKSGLQRIRRILKEEDLTLIQLAKRIVSKRAFAGTPEQIADHIEEWFNNGAADGFNIAFTHLPGALDDFVAEVVPILQHRGLLRLEYEGTTLRDHFGLSKPENRYSQEKITLGTAER
- a CDS encoding IclR family transcriptional regulator is translated as MDRKSGTNTLGRALDILFALSEANGTLSVSEIAEKVSIPESSTYRFLQTLEKNGIVERRGKNQIGLGLRILDLARSLNQQIHRELLSLALPIMINLMESTQETSLLFVRTGNDAVCIQHVKGRGLIQFVIENGRRLPLHQGASGKSILAFENEKTIEQVVANITNDRNRSELIDSLKAVKEQGFACTEGEYDPDVFAIGAPVLDSHGLVVASLSIAGPLFRGTKERIPEMINSVMESSKHLSNLLGGE
- a CDS encoding ABC transporter substrate-binding protein, whose translation is MTTTNKKRWNVTKGGRLLITLGLVLTTVLTAVGCSNSNASGRNDTIVLATKGFAESDILANAFKLLVENDTKLKTEIKKLDNTLLWNAIDSGDVDAYVEYSGTALINILKQEPEFDADKAFKTVVTQLKEKNKLIALDPLGFNNTYVFTVRRETAEKYGLKTASQLAEKSGELVFGASEEFLNRPDAWPYVESIYKPKFKKTKSIQDPSLQYQAIKQKLIDVKLSYSTDSQILANDLVALEDDKHVFIPYDAFPLVREQTLDEHPELKEVLNKLAGKLDEKAMQKLNAEVEQDQKPALDVARDWLKAQGLIK
- a CDS encoding multidrug effflux MFS transporter, encoding MKKYAVPSLLLMIVLIAFPQISETIYTPSLPDIAAALGVSNSSVQFTLSIYFIGFALGVFCWGWLSDLIGRRPAMLGGLIVYGIGSLMCFYSESIQLLLVSRFVQAFGAATGSIITQTMLRESVSGDRRHAMFAQISAVIAFTPAVGPLIGGWIDQALGFRWVFFALVLMSVLLFIYAFIKLPETTNVSLRSKVAILPVVKKMLAMPRVMVFGVLIGGINGVLFSYYAEAPFIFIEHFDLSPGVYGFLGIIVALASVFGAMISKRLLTVYAPEKIIRLGCLVMTSGALLLTLGSRLSMLPNLLQIICMLTAMFVLLIGAGIALPNCLSLALVHFQDVIGTAGAIFSLGYYLLVSLTTWGMGALHNGSLLIMPLYFLIISVGMLWLGKRFISEE
- a CDS encoding ABC transporter permease encodes the protein MNHIWDTLAADWPMIVEKMGEHMYLSLISVLMGGIIAIPLGIYLTSRKRMADTIITVVSAIQTIPSLALFGFMIPLVGIGTTPAIIALTLYAVLPMLQNTYVGINGVHPSLIEAGTGMGMTKWQMMKMIQLPIARSVIMAGVRLVAVQTISLTTIATYIAAGGLGDIITRGIAMINTVTIMEGAIPVSLLVISVNFILLLLNRALTPKGLRHLNKF